One stretch of Novosphingobium pentaromativorans US6-1 DNA includes these proteins:
- a CDS encoding DNA adenine methylase, producing MLSNPQSILDPVEPVRPLAPYIGGKRQLAKRLVALINSIEHRTYAEAFVGMGGVFLRRDQRPKAEVINDWSEDVATFFRVIQHHYLAFLDMLRWQVTSRAGFEKLLALEPSSLTDLQRSARFLYLQRLAFGGKVRGRGFGVDPSTPARFDVTKLGPMIEAVHERLAGVVIERLPWSDFIARYDRPGTLFYLDPPYFGCEGDYGRDLFDRGQFELMAEQLRGIRGRFVLSLNDHPEVRRIFEGFEFREERLTYTVGGSDKAKAVGEVIITG from the coding sequence ATGCTGTCGAATCCCCAATCCATCCTCGATCCGGTCGAGCCGGTGAGGCCGCTGGCGCCGTACATCGGCGGCAAGCGGCAGCTGGCCAAGCGCCTGGTCGCGCTGATCAACTCGATCGAGCATCGCACGTATGCCGAGGCCTTCGTCGGCATGGGCGGCGTGTTCCTGCGCCGCGACCAGCGGCCCAAGGCGGAAGTGATCAACGACTGGTCGGAAGACGTCGCCACTTTCTTCCGCGTGATCCAGCACCACTACCTCGCCTTCCTGGACATGCTTCGCTGGCAGGTGACGAGCCGGGCCGGGTTCGAGAAGCTGCTGGCGCTGGAGCCCAGCTCGCTCACCGACCTGCAGCGATCGGCGCGGTTCCTCTACCTCCAGCGCTTGGCGTTCGGCGGGAAGGTCAGGGGGCGCGGCTTCGGCGTGGATCCGTCGACGCCGGCCCGCTTCGACGTGACGAAGCTGGGGCCGATGATCGAGGCAGTGCATGAGCGCCTGGCCGGCGTCGTGATTGAGCGGCTGCCCTGGTCGGATTTCATCGCGCGCTACGATCGGCCGGGCACGCTGTTCTACCTTGACCCGCCCTACTTCGGCTGTGAGGGCGACTATGGCCGCGATCTGTTCGACCGAGGCCAGTTCGAGCTTATGGCCGAGCAGCTGCGCGGGATCCGGGGGCGGTTCGTCCTGTCGCTCAATGATCACCCCGAGGTGCGGCGGATTTTCGAAGGGTTCGAGTTCCGCGAAGAGCGGCTGACTTACACGGTGGGTGGCAGCGACAAGGCCAAGGCCGTGGGCGAGGTGATCATCACCGGCTGA
- a CDS encoding ImmA/IrrE family metallo-endopeptidase codes for MTSPQAREDYEALARAAFEDVACMPAFVDAISKNPAPLFDSALERLVATSRYADNSVQPPETFNLVFENTPGYYANTDLKSGTITIRRSVMSLIRDISELHTAYEALYAFDGSLVHGPTLTNEEIKKLITRSARNFVRNESGVWREDERLRQCFLERTLRDTGERATRQTATHFFLRLISLACFVVAHELAHILRHRPSWNPLRRRKSRENMELEADQIAAKWVLDYIYIPPTVFAEEPPVTGQGPIADMMMSGLWYREQESKWHKGGLESLFEAISHAGNAPNVVYTSEYEAARAVSVSVIALFFNVWSRVEVEAWTAGLDFGPGYPSAAARYENFRSACHAHPHSPPDMFDKPNGRRGPLQTEYEMFRDIFVDVNGRP; via the coding sequence ATGACAAGCCCACAAGCGCGTGAAGACTATGAGGCTCTGGCGCGGGCGGCCTTCGAGGACGTCGCGTGCATGCCCGCATTCGTCGATGCGATTTCCAAGAACCCCGCGCCGCTCTTCGACAGTGCACTTGAGAGGCTAGTAGCAACCTCGCGTTATGCGGACAATTCTGTCCAACCCCCTGAAACATTCAATCTCGTTTTTGAGAATACGCCCGGATACTATGCCAACACTGACCTGAAAAGCGGGACAATCACCATCCGCCGGAGTGTGATGTCGCTTATCCGCGACATTTCCGAACTCCACACTGCCTATGAGGCACTCTATGCCTTTGACGGCAGCCTCGTTCACGGACCGACCCTGACAAACGAGGAGATCAAGAAGCTTATCACCCGTTCGGCGAGGAACTTTGTCCGAAACGAGTCTGGGGTTTGGCGGGAGGATGAAAGGCTGCGGCAGTGTTTCCTGGAAAGAACACTGCGGGACACGGGCGAGCGCGCCACCCGCCAAACCGCAACGCATTTTTTTCTCAGGCTCATTTCGCTCGCCTGCTTTGTCGTCGCCCATGAGCTCGCTCATATCTTGCGCCACCGCCCGTCGTGGAACCCGCTGCGTCGCCGCAAATCGAGGGAGAACATGGAATTAGAGGCCGACCAGATCGCCGCGAAATGGGTTCTCGACTACATATATATTCCGCCAACAGTCTTTGCTGAGGAACCGCCGGTCACCGGTCAGGGGCCGATTGCGGACATGATGATGTCAGGGCTCTGGTACCGCGAGCAAGAAAGCAAATGGCACAAAGGCGGCCTCGAAAGCCTGTTCGAGGCAATATCACATGCCGGTAACGCGCCAAATGTGGTTTACACTTCGGAGTATGAGGCCGCCCGTGCCGTCTCGGTGTCGGTGATCGCACTTTTCTTCAATGTCTGGAGCCGGGTCGAGGTTGAGGCCTGGACTGCAGGGCTAGACTTTGGGCCGGGCTATCCGTCTGCCGCAGCGCGATACGAGAACTTCAGGTCAGCGTGCCATGCCCATCCGCATTCACCGCCGGATATGTTCGACAAGCCCAATGGCCGCCGGGGCCCGCTTCAGACCGAATACGAGATGTTTCGAGATATTTTTGTTGATGTGAACGGCAGGCCCTAA